In the Caballeronia sp. NK8 genome, TTCGTCGCCACCCACGAACGATGCGACCAGCTCCGCGTGCTCGACCTCATGACCGACCTGCGCACCGTCTTCGCAATCGAGCGTGATGTCGAATACCGGGCCGAGTTGCGCCTGCAACGCCAGCGATTTCTTCATCAGCTTCTCGCTGCCGGCGTAGTGATCGCAGGGCGGAAGCACGGCGGGTTGCGGTTCGCCGTCAAACAGCACTTCGGCGGGAGTGAGAGCGCGCATTGTCGGCGTCGGGTCCGAGTTGGGGAAGTGAATTCGAACTTGGCTCATGCTTCTGATTCGGCCGCGCTCGAAAGATCCTCAGGCGGATCTTCAAGCGCGATCGGATCAGGCGCGAACGCGCTCGGGCGTTCGCGCTGACGGGAAGCGCCGCTCGCGCTTCCCTTTCAAACGACGTGCTTACTTGCCGAGCAGATGCGCGACGCCGTCACGCTCTTCGAGCAGCTCGTTGAGCGTGCCGTCCATCTTCTCGCGCGAGAACGCGTCGATTTCCAGGCCTTCGACGCGCTTGTACTCGCCGTTTTCGCACGTGACGGGCACGCCGTAGATGATGTCTTCCGGAATGCCGTACGTGCCGTCCGACGGAATGCCCATCGTGACCCACTTGCCGTTCGTGCCGAGCACCCAGTCACGCACGTGATCGATGGCCGCGTTGGCCGCCGATGCCGCCGACGACAGGCCGCGCGCTTCGATGATCGCAGCGCCGCGCTTGCCGACGGTCGGGATGAAGGTGTTGCGGTTCCATTCGTCGTCGCTGATGAGCTTCGTGAGGTCCTGGCCTTCGGCGGTCGCGAAGCGGAAGTCCGGGTACATCGTCGGCGAGTGGTTGCCCCACACGGCGAGCTTTTCGATCGACGCGACCGGCTTGCCCGACTTGGCAGCCAGTTGCGACAGCGCGCGGTTGTGGTCCAGACGCAGCATGGCGGTGAAGTTCTTCTTCGGCAGATCCGGCGCCGACTTCATCGCGATGTACGCGTTCGTGTTCGCCGGGTTGCCGACGACCAGCACCTTGACGTCGCGGCTCGCGACATCGTTCAGCGCCTTGCCCTGGACCGTGAAGATCTCGGCGTTCGCCGACAGCAGGTCCTTGCGCTCCATGCCCTTCGAACGCGGACGCGCACCGACGAGCAGCGCGACGTCGGCATCCTTGAACGCGACCTTGGGATCGTCCGTGACGACCACGCCGGCGAGCAGCGGGAAGGCGCAGTCTTCCAGTTCCATCACGACGCCCTTCACGGCGCCTTGCGCTTGCGGCAGATCGAGCAACTGAAGAATCACGGGCTGGTCTTTGCCGAGCAGATCGCCGTTGGCGATGCGGAACAGCAGCGAGTAGCCGATTTGACCTGCGGCGCCGGTGACGGCAACGCGCTTTGCGGACTTAGCCATTGAGAACTCTCCTGGACGATGCGTGGAACGCTAGGGAAAACGCCATTTTATGCGCGTTACGCAAAGCGTTGATGAAGACATGCCGGCCATGCCGTGCGCGAATCATCGAAAGCGGGCGCCACCTGGCGTTGCGCGCGTTCGTTCGTGGATTCGCGCCGCGTAAATGAATGAGCGGGCGTGACTGCCATGTCATGAATCCTTCTTCGAGCGCGAGGCGTGCGGAGTTGTTCAGGAAGGACGCGGGGATTTCGCTCGAGTCTGACGGCAACGCGCCCATTCGGGACGGCGCTTGACGTTGCGAGGCATGGGGCAGGCAGCGGGGCGCGAATCGAATGGCCGATCGGCGTGAGGCGAAAGCGAAAGGGCGTGCCTGGCGGTATGGTGCGCGATGCGTGGCTGCCGCGACCCGAGATGTTCCCGAGGCCGAAAACACGCTGACCGGCGGTTCCTGCGCTCTCGCAACGACCCGCAAACCCTTGCTCGCCAAGGAGTGTAGGATTGCCGGAAGGTAAAGTCAACACTATCTTATGTCTTATATAAGACATAGGAATCTGCGGGAAAACTCTGGACGCGTGGCGGCCCTTGTGTTGAAATGCGCGGCATGAATTCCAACCCGGCGAGCACGACGACCCCCAACGGCACTGCACCGGCGGCTGAGGCCGCGAGCACGCCGTCGCCGACGTTCAGCCCACTGTATCAGCAGATCAAGGCGCTCATCACGCAGGGACTCGAGTCCGGCGAGTGGAAGCCCGGCGAGATCATCCCGAGCGAGGTCGAGCTGGCCGCGCGCTACAAGGTGAGTCAGGGCACCGTTCGCAAGGCGATCGACGAGCTCGCCGCCGACAATCTTCTTGTTCGCCGCCAGGGCAAGGGCACGTTCGTTGCGACGCACAACGAAGACCGCGTGCAGTTCCGCTTCCTGCGCCTTTTGCCCGACGATGGCGACGTTCATCCCCATGTGAGCCGTCTGCTCGAATGCAGGCGGCTGCGCGCGCCCGCCGAGATCGCGCGCCAACTGGATCTGAAGCCCGCCGATCCTGTCGTTCTTATCAAGCGCTTGTTGCAGTTTGATGGCGTAACGACCGTATTCGACGAAATCTGGCTGCCCGGCGCGGTTTTTCGCGGCCTCACGGCCGAGCGTCTCGCGGAATACAAAGGTCCGCTCTACGCGATGTTCGAGACCGAGTTCGGCACGCGCATGATTCGCGCGACGGAAAAGATTCGCGCTGTCGCCGCCGACGAGACCGTCGCGCAGTTCCTCGATGTCGCGCAGGGCTTCCCGCTTTTATCGGTGGAGCGCGTGTCCTATACGTATGGCGATCGCCCGGTCGAAGTTCGGCGCGGCTGGTATGTCACGACCGGTTATTTCTATCAGAACGACTTGAGTTGAACGAATGAAGACGGGGTCGCGCGCACTGGCTGAGTTCGCGCGGAATGCGCACGTCAGGAAGGCCATTTTCGCGTACTGAGCAAGAGTCTCTTCGACGGCTTTTCGCTGCAGCGCGAAATAAAAAGGCGCTAAAATCGCGGATTAGTGTATTAACAAGTTGGGGTCTAACATGGCTGAAGCCGTAAAAAAACCAAGGCCCGAGTACCGGAACATCGGAATCGGCCAACTCGCGAAGTATCGCTTGCCGCTGGCAGGAAAGGTATCCATCCTGCATCGCGTGAGCGGCCTGCTGCTCTTCGTGTGTCTGCCGTTCATCCTGTATCTGCTCGATCAGAGCCTCACGTCGGAAATCTCCTTCGACGCGTTCAAGGGCTTTCTCGCCAACCCCATCGTCAAGATCATCACGCTCGTGCTGTCGTGGGCGTATCTGCATCACTTCTGCGCGGGCATTCGCTTTTTGCTGCTCGACACCCACGTCGCGGTGAACAAGGAAGGCGGCAGGCAGACCGCGCTCATCGTGCTGATCGTTTCGCTGTTGCTCACGCTCGCGATGGCTCTCAAGATCTTCGGAGTGTTCTAAACATGGCAACGCAAAATCGAGTTGGTCCGAAGCGCCTGGTCGTCGGCGCCCACTACGGTCTGCGCGACTGGCTCGCGCAACGCGTCACCGCGGTCGTGATGGCCATCTATACCGTCATTCTGCTGTTCTGGTTCTTCGGCGCGCATAACTTCTCCTATGAAGGCTGGGCCGGCATTTTCGCGACCCAGTGGATGAAGCTTGCGACTTTCGTGGCCCTGCTTTGCCTCTTCTATCACGCGTGGGTCGGCATTCGCGACATCTGGATGGACTACGTGAAGCCCATGGGCGTGCGCCTGCTGCTGCAGGTGCTGACCATCCTGTGGCTGATCGGATGCGCCGGCTACGCCGCACAGATTCTCTGGAGAGTGTAAAGAACATGGCTGCAATCAAGACTTCCCTGCCGCGTCGTCGCTTTGACGTGGTCATCGTCGGTGCGGGCGGATCAGGCATGCGCGCATCGCTGCAGCTCGCGCGCGCGGGGCTTTCCGTCGCGGTGCTCTCGAAGGTGTTTCCGACGCGCTCGCATACGGTGGCTGCACAAGGCGGCATCGGCGCTTCGCTTGGCAACATGAGCGAGGACAACTGGCACTATCACTTCTACGACACCATCAAGGGCTCCGACTGGCTCGGCGACCAGGATGCGATCGAGTTCATGTGCCGTGAAGCGCCCAATGCGGTGTACGAGCTCGAGCACATGGGCATGCCGTTCGACCGCAACGCCGATGGCACGATCTATCAGCGTCCGTTCGGCGGTCACACCGCGAACTACGGCGAGAAGCCGGTGCAGCGCGCCTGCGCTGCTGCCGACCGTACCGGCCACGCCTTGCTGCACACGCTGTATCAGCAGAACGTCGCGGCTAAAACGCACTTCTTCGTCGAATGGATGGCGCTGGATCTGATCCGCGACGCCGATGGCGACGTGCTCGGCGTCACCGCGCTCGAAATGGAAACGGGCGAGGTCTATATCCTCGAAGGCAAGACCACGCTGTTCGCCACGGGCGGCGCGGGCCGTATCTTCGCGGCATCGACGAATGCGTTCATCAATACGGGCGATGGCCTCGGCATGGCCGCGCGCTCGGGCATCGCGCTGCAGGACATGGAGTTCTGGCAGTTCCACCCGACGGGCGTGGCGGGCGCGGGCGTGCTGATCACCGAAGGCGTGCGCGGCGAAGGCGGCATTCTGCGCAACTCCAACGGCGATCGTTTCATGGAACGCTACGCGCCGACGCTGAAGGATCTCGCGCCGCGCGACTTCGTTTCGCGCTCGATGGACCAGGAGATCAAGGAAGGCCGCGGCGTGGGTCCGAACAAGGATCACGTGCTGCTGGACCTGTCGCACATCGGCGCGGAGACGATCATGAAGCGTCTGCCGTCGATTCGCGAGATCGCGCTGAAGTTCGCCAACGTCGACTGCATCAAGGAGCCGATTCCGGTGGTGCCGACCATCCACTATCAGATGGGCGGTATTCCGACGAACATGCATGGTCAGGTCGTGGGCACCGCGAAGGGCTACGACGATCCGGTCAACGGTTTCTACGCAGTGGGCGAATGTTCGTGCGTTTCGGTGCACGGCGCGAACCGTCTGGGCACGAACTCGCTGCTTGATCTGGTGGTGTTCGGGCGCGCCGCGGGCAATCACATCATCAAGCACGCGAAGGAACTGAAGGAGCACAAGCCCTTGCCGGCCGATGCCGCCGACTTCGCGATGGAACGTCTCGCGGTGCTGGAGAAGTCCACCTCGGGCGAATACACGCAGGACATCGCGGGCGACATCCGCGCGTCGATGCAGGCGCACGCGGGCGTGTTCCGCACCTCGAAGCTGCTGGAAGAGGGCGTGGGCAAGATCGCGGAACTGGCCGAGCGCGTGAAGCACGTGCATCTGAAGGACAAGTCGAAGGTGTTCAACACGGCCAAGGTCGAGGCGCTGGAGCTGGCGAACCTGATCGAAGTGGCGCGCGCGACGATGGTGTCGGCCGAAGCGCGCAAGGAAAGCCG is a window encoding:
- a CDS encoding malate dehydrogenase, with translation MAKSAKRVAVTGAAGQIGYSLLFRIANGDLLGKDQPVILQLLDLPQAQGAVKGVVMELEDCAFPLLAGVVVTDDPKVAFKDADVALLVGARPRSKGMERKDLLSANAEIFTVQGKALNDVASRDVKVLVVGNPANTNAYIAMKSAPDLPKKNFTAMLRLDHNRALSQLAAKSGKPVASIEKLAVWGNHSPTMYPDFRFATAEGQDLTKLISDDEWNRNTFIPTVGKRGAAIIEARGLSSAASAANAAIDHVRDWVLGTNGKWVTMGIPSDGTYGIPEDIIYGVPVTCENGEYKRVEGLEIDAFSREKMDGTLNELLEERDGVAHLLGK
- a CDS encoding GntR family transcriptional regulator; this encodes MRGMNSNPASTTTPNGTAPAAEAASTPSPTFSPLYQQIKALITQGLESGEWKPGEIIPSEVELAARYKVSQGTVRKAIDELAADNLLVRRQGKGTFVATHNEDRVQFRFLRLLPDDGDVHPHVSRLLECRRLRAPAEIARQLDLKPADPVVLIKRLLQFDGVTTVFDEIWLPGAVFRGLTAERLAEYKGPLYAMFETEFGTRMIRATEKIRAVAADETVAQFLDVAQGFPLLSVERVSYTYGDRPVEVRRGWYVTTGYFYQNDLS
- the sdhC gene encoding succinate dehydrogenase, cytochrome b556 subunit, which encodes MAEAVKKPRPEYRNIGIGQLAKYRLPLAGKVSILHRVSGLLLFVCLPFILYLLDQSLTSEISFDAFKGFLANPIVKIITLVLSWAYLHHFCAGIRFLLLDTHVAVNKEGGRQTALIVLIVSLLLTLAMALKIFGVF
- the sdhD gene encoding succinate dehydrogenase, hydrophobic membrane anchor protein, with the translated sequence MATQNRVGPKRLVVGAHYGLRDWLAQRVTAVVMAIYTVILLFWFFGAHNFSYEGWAGIFATQWMKLATFVALLCLFYHAWVGIRDIWMDYVKPMGVRLLLQVLTILWLIGCAGYAAQILWRV
- the sdhA gene encoding succinate dehydrogenase flavoprotein subunit, with the translated sequence MAAIKTSLPRRRFDVVIVGAGGSGMRASLQLARAGLSVAVLSKVFPTRSHTVAAQGGIGASLGNMSEDNWHYHFYDTIKGSDWLGDQDAIEFMCREAPNAVYELEHMGMPFDRNADGTIYQRPFGGHTANYGEKPVQRACAAADRTGHALLHTLYQQNVAAKTHFFVEWMALDLIRDADGDVLGVTALEMETGEVYILEGKTTLFATGGAGRIFAASTNAFINTGDGLGMAARSGIALQDMEFWQFHPTGVAGAGVLITEGVRGEGGILRNSNGDRFMERYAPTLKDLAPRDFVSRSMDQEIKEGRGVGPNKDHVLLDLSHIGAETIMKRLPSIREIALKFANVDCIKEPIPVVPTIHYQMGGIPTNMHGQVVGTAKGYDDPVNGFYAVGECSCVSVHGANRLGTNSLLDLVVFGRAAGNHIIKHAKELKEHKPLPADAADFAMERLAVLEKSTSGEYTQDIAGDIRASMQAHAGVFRTSKLLEEGVGKIAELAERVKHVHLKDKSKVFNTAKVEALELANLIEVARATMVSAEARKESRGAHAHSDYEHRDDENWMRHTLWFSEGDRLDYKPVQMKPLTVESVPPKARTF